In the genome of bacterium, the window GAGCTCGAGAGCACGTTGGTGGCTGAAGTGGGCGTCGGAGCCCTCCGAGCTCTCCGGGTCGCGACGCTCGAAGAGCCCGAAGCCCTTGTCGTGGTACATGGTCCCCCAGGTATTTCACCGCATTGTCGAGCAGGTGGCGGTCGCCGGTGACCGCGGGCAGATCCGGCGCCGAGCCGGCTGGGGCGCGGGAGGACGTGCTAAGCTGGCAAGGATGGAGGCCGCATGATCCAGTACCCCTACGGGATCGCCGACTTCCGCCGCATCCGGCGCGAGGGAATGGTCTACGTCGACCGGACTGCGCACATCCGAGACCTGGAGACGCTGGGGAGCATTCTGATCTTCCTGCGTCCGCGTCGTTTCGGCAAGTCGCTCTGGCTCCAGACGCTGGCGACCTACTACGAC includes:
- a CDS encoding AAA family ATPase, translating into MIQYPYGIADFRRIRREGMVYVDRTAHIRDLETLGSILIFLRPRRFGKSLWLQTLATYYD